The genomic segment GCCTACAAACCAAACGCTTATGCAGCACAAAACATCTGAAGGGCCGGAGATCAGAGCGCTTGAACAGAACAACAACAGAGGAATCCGCAATGTCCGTTTTCACCCACGCCGATTTTGATCACCACGAACAGGTGGTGTTCTGCCATGACAAGGCATCGGGTCTGCGCGCCATCATCGCCATCCATGACACCACGCTCGGTCCGGCGCTGGGCGGCTGCCGCATGTTTCCCTATGCTAGCGATGACGATGCCGTGCGTGACGTGCTGCGTCTGTCGCGCGGCATGACGCTGAAATCCTCGCTGGCCGGTCTCAAGCTCGGCGGGGGCAAGGCGGTGATCATTGGCGACCCGCATACCGGCAAGAGCCAGGCGTTGCTGCACGCCATGGGCGATTTCGTCGACAGCCTCGGCGGGCGCTACATTACTGCCGCCGATTCCGGCACCGGCGAGCCGGAAATGCAGGCCTTCGCCCAGCGCACGCGCCATGTCATCGGTGCGACGCCACGCGCCACGCTCGACGGCAGCATCGCCAGTGGTGACCCATCCCCGTCCACCGCGCTCGGCGTATTCGTCGGCCTGCGCGAGGCGGTGCGCCAGCGGCTCGGCCGGGACAACCTGCAAGGGCTGAAAGTGGCGATCCAGGGTGTCGGGCACGTGGGCATGGGACTCGCGCGGCACCTCAAGGCAGCCGGTGCCGAGCTTTGGGTGAGTGACATCTTCGAGGCCAACGTGCAGCAAGCGGTGGACGAGCTCGGCGCCCATGCCGTGCGTCCACATGACATCAGCAGCCTCGACGTAGATGTGTTCGCGCCGTGCGCCATGGGCGGCATCCTCAATGCCGAAACCCTGCAAACCCTGCGCGCGCCGGTGATCGCCGGCGCGGCAAACAACCAGCTGGCGAGTCCGGAAATCGGCGTCGAGCTGCAGCGGCGCAATCATCTTTACGCGCCGGACTACGCGATCAACGCCGGCGGCATCATCGACGTCTATTACCAGCGCATCGGTGGCAGCGCGGCGCAGACCGATACGCATGTCAAAGGCATCGCCGACACCCTGCGCGAGATCTTCAATCGCGCCGCCGCCAGTGGCGAGCCGACCTCGATCATCGCTGACCGTCTGGCGCTCGAGCGGCTGCATATTGGTGACCCCACCGCAGAGCCGAGCAAGCAGCGACTGCACGCCTAGCGATCCTTCGGGCGGCCTTTGCCGCCCGGTTTCTTTCGGCAGCCCAGCCGTACTGCCGAGCCATTTACGGAAGCGTTGACCCGGTCAGCCCAAGCGCAGCACGGCGTGGCGTGCCGAGGTACCTGGTGCCTCGACGGCCTGTGCTCGCAAAGTGACGGTCCTGGCTCGCCGCCGGCGTTCCGTTGTACAGCCCTGACAAAAACAACAAGCAGGAATCCGCAATGACAGACAAAAGCAGCCTTGTCGCCGGCACGCTCGGTGGCGCCTCCGTTGGTACTCAGCAAAGCGCGGTGCGGGGTCTCTGGTCCTCACGCTGGGTGTTCTTCCTGGCCGCTACCGGGTCGGCGGTCGGCCTCGGCAATATCTGGAAATTCCCCTATATCACCGGCCAGAACGGTGGCGGTGCCTTCGTGCTGGTGTATCTCGCCTGCATCTTATTGATCGGTATCCCCTTGCTGATGGCCGAGGTGATGATTGGCCGCCGCGGTCGGCAGAATCCCGACGGCGCAGTGGCGCGCCTGGCCCGTGAAGCAGGCGCCAGCTCGCGCTGGCGCGTCGCCGGCTG from the Stutzerimonas stutzeri genome contains:
- a CDS encoding Glu/Leu/Phe/Val dehydrogenase dimerization domain-containing protein; amino-acid sequence: MSVFTHADFDHHEQVVFCHDKASGLRAIIAIHDTTLGPALGGCRMFPYASDDDAVRDVLRLSRGMTLKSSLAGLKLGGGKAVIIGDPHTGKSQALLHAMGDFVDSLGGRYITAADSGTGEPEMQAFAQRTRHVIGATPRATLDGSIASGDPSPSTALGVFVGLREAVRQRLGRDNLQGLKVAIQGVGHVGMGLARHLKAAGAELWVSDIFEANVQQAVDELGAHAVRPHDISSLDVDVFAPCAMGGILNAETLQTLRAPVIAGAANNQLASPEIGVELQRRNHLYAPDYAINAGGIIDVYYQRIGGSAAQTDTHVKGIADTLREIFNRAAASGEPTSIIADRLALERLHIGDPTAEPSKQRLHA